In a single window of the Magnolia sinica isolate HGM2019 chromosome 7, MsV1, whole genome shotgun sequence genome:
- the LOC131250690 gene encoding cyclin-SDS-like: MPRNVNSVLHASNPRKKRQMQPVSHSKKLRSKIPRRKRIPHFPILSRSSNELFSSKESELSAFPAPSCSSSCFTGDVSCDSSMISVGSVNPKKRQRSKESDAIERSGVAFFGKDSRPITRSYYRLKENVRSEENKGSPTVGSFSPPKGRDVIRSAEVSERNLKQTIGSVKRAPKSEKSEEISCIEPFLPENPNLKAGSCKGDENSLQSLAIAASAASGAEFSEISCIESLSAANTRNAAKTEPSVVVSEQTVDLTCSEQLSDGDDSSDYSSCQEMTLSQLEAEIFPKNSDGECVEFSQPSLSSILGESSVDSETSGCNSTPSVCFSLFLQYTKQLSRSRSRLKFGTSDGIEDEYSDKFTLLRFENEEHEESYKKLRIRERRHEYRHNYIEVYGLTTEYGDVVLQQRLLMVNWIIEHADEHELHYETLFLSVSLFDRFLGKGFFKSKRKLQLLGIACCTLATRIEENQPLNCIRRKEFLVGTNVFSRCEVVAMEWLVQEVLSFQCYLPTIYNFLWFYLSAAKADAEVEGRAKYLAVLSLLDHESLCFWPSTVAASLVILASLAANRDSSCQWVMETHVRTGNDDLPECIRGLEWLVKYVC; the protein is encoded by the exons ATGCCTAGAAACGTCAATTCCGTCCTCCACGCCAGCAATCCACGCAAGAAACGACAAATGCAGCCCGTTTCTCACTCGAAGAAGCTCCGTTCCAAGATCCCTCGCCGGAAACGCATCCCTCACTTCCCAATTCTCAGCAGATCTTCGAACGAGCTGTTTTCATCAAAAGAGTCAGAATTATCGGCGTTTCCAGCaccttcctgctcttcctcctgCTTTACGGGCGATGTCTCCTGCGATTCGAGCATGATCTCTGTCGGTTCTGTGAACCCGAAGAAACGGCAGAGATCGAAGGAAAGCGACGCAATCGAACGCTCCGGAGTCGCATTTTTCGGCAAGGATTCGCGGCCGATAACCAGATCTTACTACCGGCTGAAAGAAAATGTCAGGTCTGAAGAAAACAAAGGATCTCCAACCGTAGGATCGTTTTCTCCACCGAAGGGTAGAGACGTCATTAGATCGGCTGAGGTTTCTGAGAGAAATTTGAAGCAGACGATCGGATCTGTCAAAAGAGCTCCAAAATCAGAGAAGAGCGAAGAAATCTCTTGCATTGAACCGTTTTTACCGGAGAATCCCAATCTGAAAGCTGGATCCTGTAAAGGAGACGAAAATTCGTTGCAATCTCTTGCAATTGCAGCATCTGCAGCCTCCGGAGCTGAGTTCTCCGAAATTTCCTGCATAGAATCGCTTTCGGCTGCGAACACTCGAAATGCAGCGAAAACTGAGCCAAGTGTCGTTGTTTCAGAACAGACTGTGGATCTCACTTGCTCAGAGCAGCTATCGGACGGAGACGACAGCTCGGATTATTCGAGCTGTCAGGAAATGACGCTTTCGCAGCTGGAAGCAGAGATTTTCCCTAAAAATTCGGACGGTGAGTGTGTCGAGTTTTCTCAGCCGTCGCTTTCGTCGATCCTAGGAGAGTCGTCGGTTGATTCCGAAACATCCGGCTGTAATTCCACTCCGTCGGTCTGTTTTTCGCTGTTTTTACAATACACGAAGCAGTTGTCGAGGTCGAGATCGCGTCTGAAATTTGGAACGTCTGATGGAATCGAAGACGAATACTCTGACAAATTTACG CTTTTGAGGTTCGAAAATGAAGAGCATGAAGAGAGCTACAAAAAGCTCAGGATCAGGGAGAGGAGACATGAGTATCGGCACAACTATATCGAGGTATACGGCCTGACGACGGAGTATGGAGATGTCGTGCTCCAGCAGCGGCTGCTGATGGTAAACTGGATAATCGAG CACGCGGACGAGCACGAGCTGCACTACGAGACATTGTTCTTGAGCGTGAGCCTGTTCGACAGATTTCTAGGCAAAGGGttcttcaaaagcaaaagaaaacttCAACTTCTCGGAATCGCTTGCTGCACCCTCGCTACGAGGATCGAAGAAAACCAGCCACTTAACTG taTCCGACGGAAAGAATTCCTAGTGGGAACCAACGTGTTCAGCAGATGTGAAGTGGTGGCCATGGAATGGCTAGTGCAGGAGGTCCTCAGCTTCCAATGTTACCTGCCAACGATCTACAACTTCCTATG GTTCTACCTTAGTGCCGCAAAGGCAGATGCGGAGGTGGAGGGCCGCGCCAAATATCTGGCCGTGCTGTCGCTCCTCGACCATGAGAGCCTGTGCTTCTGGCCTTCAACCGTCGCAGCCAGTTTGGTCATTCTCGCTTCCCTCGCTGCCAATCGCGACTCCTCGTGCCAGTGGGTGATGGAG ACACACGTCCGAACCGGAAACGACGATCTACCAGAATGCATACGG GGCCTGGAGTGGTTGGTGAAGTACGTTTGCTAG